A genomic region of Streptomyces rimosus contains the following coding sequences:
- a CDS encoding acyl carrier protein: MAATKEEIVAGLAEIVNEIAGIPAEDVQLEKSFTDDLDVDSLSMVEVVVAAEERFDVKIPDDDVKNLKTVGDATDYILKHQG, from the coding sequence ATGGCCGCCACCAAGGAAGAGATCGTCGCCGGTCTCGCCGAGATCGTGAACGAGATCGCCGGGATCCCCGCCGAGGACGTCCAGCTGGAGAAGTCCTTCACCGACGACCTGGACGTCGACTCGCTGTCCATGGTCGAGGTCGTCGTCGCCGCCGAGGAGCGCTTCGACGTGAAGATCCCCGACGACGACGTCAAGAACCTCAAGACGGTCGGCGACGCGACCGAT
- a CDS encoding ketoacyl-ACP synthase III, protein MTSKIKPAKGAAYARIMGVGGYRPTRVVPNEEILKHIDSSDEWIRSRSGIATRHWAGPEETVSAMSVEAAGKAIADAGVTPEQIGAVIVSTVSHFKQTPAIATEIAHKIGAGKPAAFDISAGCAGFGYGLTLAKGMITDGSAEYVLVIGVERLSDLTDLEDRATAFLFGDGAGAVVVGPGKEPAIGPTVWGSEGDKADTIKQTFGWDVYRRTPVPGGDGPEPRMALDEIRYPAIAQEGQAVFRWAVFEMAKVAQQALDAAGVSPDDLDVFIPHQANMRIIDSMVKTLKLPENVTVARDVETTGNTSAASIPLAMERLLATGQAKSGDTALVIGFGAGLVYAATVVTLP, encoded by the coding sequence ATGACCTCGAAGATCAAGCCCGCCAAGGGCGCCGCGTACGCGCGCATCATGGGCGTCGGCGGCTACCGCCCGACCCGCGTGGTGCCGAACGAGGAGATCCTCAAGCACATCGACTCCTCCGACGAGTGGATCCGCTCGCGCTCCGGCATCGCCACCCGGCACTGGGCCGGCCCGGAGGAGACCGTGTCGGCCATGTCCGTGGAGGCGGCCGGCAAGGCCATCGCGGACGCCGGTGTCACGCCCGAGCAGATCGGCGCGGTGATCGTCTCGACCGTCTCGCACTTCAAGCAGACGCCGGCCATCGCCACCGAGATCGCGCACAAGATCGGCGCGGGCAAGCCCGCCGCGTTCGACATCTCCGCCGGCTGCGCCGGATTCGGCTACGGACTCACCCTCGCCAAGGGCATGATCACCGACGGCAGCGCGGAGTACGTGCTCGTCATCGGCGTCGAGCGGCTGTCGGACCTGACCGACCTGGAGGACCGGGCCACCGCGTTCCTCTTCGGCGACGGCGCGGGCGCCGTGGTCGTCGGCCCCGGCAAGGAGCCCGCGATCGGCCCGACCGTGTGGGGCTCCGAGGGCGACAAGGCCGACACGATCAAGCAGACGTTCGGCTGGGACGTCTACCGCCGCACCCCGGTGCCCGGCGGCGACGGCCCCGAGCCCCGGATGGCGCTGGACGAGATCCGCTACCCCGCCATCGCCCAGGAGGGCCAGGCGGTCTTCCGGTGGGCGGTGTTCGAGATGGCCAAGGTCGCCCAGCAGGCGCTGGACGCGGCCGGGGTCAGCCCGGACGACCTGGACGTCTTCATCCCGCACCAGGCCAACATGCGGATCATCGACTCGATGGTGAAGACCCTCAAACTGCCGGAGAATGTCACGGTCGCCCGTGACGTGGAGACCACCGGCAACACCTCGGCCGCCTCGATTCCGCTCGCCATGGAGCGGCTCCTGGCGACCGGCCAGGCCAAGAGCGGGGACACCGCGCTGGTCATCGGCTTCGGGGCGGGTCTCGTGTACGCCGCGACGGTCGTTACCCTCCCCTAG